The proteins below come from a single Rosa rugosa chromosome 2, drRosRugo1.1, whole genome shotgun sequence genomic window:
- the LOC133729627 gene encoding E3 ubiquitin-protein ligase RMA1H1-like encodes MEMQQYCAHEWKSILGATADSENSKGGFDCNICLDFAHEPVVTLCGHLYCWPCIYKWLHVQSASLASDECPQCPVCKTEISHTTMVPLYGRGQTTSEAELKGKAPSRGIIIPPRPSAWDAQALLSNSPRNGQQLPYRNPYQNQQYSSHPYSSYEEQSSSPLLSLGGTTLAGINHPMAGLFGEMVYARVFGNSESLYAYPNSYHLTGSSSPRLRRHEMQAEKSLNRISFFLFCCLLLCLIVF; translated from the coding sequence ATGGAAATGCAACAATACTGTGCACATGAATGGAAGTCCATCTTAGGTGCAACAGCCGATTCTGAAAATTCTAAAGGCGGCTTTGACTGCAACATCTGCTTAGACTTTGCACACGAGCCAGTGGTCACCCTCTGTGGCCATCTGTACTGCTGGCCTTGCATCTACAAATGGCTTCACGTCCAGAGCGCCTCCCTTGCTTCTGATGAGTGCCCTCAGTGCCCTGTTTGCAAGACCGAGATATCACACACCACCATGGTCCCCCTTTATGGCCGTGGCCAAACAACTTCAGAAGCTGAGCTCAAAGGAAAGGCACCCTCCCGGGGAATAATAATACCTCCCAGACCATCAGCATGGGATGCACAAGCTCTTCTATCTAACTCACCTCGTAATGGTCAGCAACTTCCATATCGTAACCCTTATCAGAACCAACAATATAGCTCTCATCCCTACAGCAGTTATGAGGAACAATCTTCCTCACCACTGCTTAGCCTCGGAGGCACAACGTTAGCTGGTATCAACCATCCGATGGCTGGTCTATTCGGGGAGATGGTTTATGCAAGGGTGTTCGGAAACTCTGAGAGCTTATACGCGTATCCAAATTCGTACCACCTAACGGGCAGTAGTAGTCCAAGGTTGAGAAGGCACGAGATGCAGGCAGAAAAGTCGCTAAACAGaatttctttcttcctcttctgttgCTTGCTTTTGTGCCTTATTGTTTTCTGA